The DNA window CGCCGAGTGCCACGAGCGGGGGCAGCCCGTACTGGTCGGGACGACCAGCGTCGAGAAGTCCGAGCTGCTGTCCAAGATGCTCAAGCGCCAGGGTGTTCCGCACGAGGTGCTGAACGCGAAGAACCACGCGCGGGAGGCGTCGATCATCGCCAGGGCCGGCCGGCTCGGTTCGGTCACGGTCGCCACCAACATGGCCGGTCGCGGTACCGACATCATGCTCGGCGGCAGCCCCGAGTTCATGGCCGACGAGGAGCTGCACGAGCGCGGGCTGCAGCCGCTGGAGTCCCCCGAGGAGTACGAGGCCGCGTGGCCGGAGGCGCTGGAGCGGGCGAAGAAGGAGGTGGAGAACGAACACGAGCAGGTTGTCGAGGCCGGCGGTCTCTACGTGCTCGGAACCGAACGCCACGAGTCCCGCCGCATCGACAATCAGCTCCGTGGGCGTTCCGGCCGCCAGGGCGACCCGGGGCAGTCGCGGTTCTACCTCTCGCTGCAGGACGACCTGATGCGGTTGTTCAACAGCTCCAAGGTGGAGCTCATCATGGAGCGGCTGAACATCCCCGACGAGCAGCCGATCGAGTCCAAGGTCGTCACCAAGGCGATCCAGTCGGCGCAGAACCAGGTCGAGCAGCAGAACTTCGAGATCCGCAAGAACGTTCTGAAGTACGACGAGGTCCTGAACCGCCAGCGCGAGGTGATCTACGACGAGCGCCGCAAGGTGCTGGAGGGCGACGACCTGCGTGAACAGGTCCAGGGGATGATGGACGACGTCCTGGACGGTTACGTGCGCGCCGCGACGGCCGAGGGCGACGCGGGCGACTGGGACCTGGACCGGCTCTGGAAGGCGTTCGGCCAGGTCTACCCGATCAGTTTCACCGTCGACGAGCTCATCGACGAGAACGGCGGCGAGCTGAGCACGCTGACTCCCGACATCATCTCGCAACGGGTCGTGGAGGACGCCCGGGAGGCCTACGAGCGCCGGGAGGAGGAACTCGGCTCCGAGGCGATGCGGGAGGTGGAGCGCCGCGTCGTCCTGCAGGTCATGGACCGCAAGTGGCGCGAGCACCTCTACGAGATGGACTACCTCCAGGAGGGCATCGGCCTGCGCGCCATGGCGCAGCGCAACCCGCTGATCGAGTACCAGCGGGAGGGCTTCGACATGTTCCAGGAGATGCTGGCGGCCATCAAGGAGGAGTCGGTCGGCTACGTCTTCAACGTCGAGGTGCAGGTCAAGGGGGAGAAGCAGGAGAGTTCGGCGCAGTCGGTCACCCCGGCCAAGGCGGCGGCCGCCGCCGCGGCCAACGGCGGCGCCGTGGCCACCGCCCCCGACCAGGAGGAGGACAGCTCCGCGGAGGAGGGAACCCCCTCCGCGGAGACCGGGGAGGAGGGATCGGAGCCCTCCGCCGAGGGGCAGGACGTCGTCGTCTCCGGCTTCGGCGAGGGCCGACCGGACCGGCTGCAGTACTCCGCCCCGGGTGAGGACGGTACGGTGCAGCAGCGCACCGAGGACGCCGAGGACCCCTACGCCAACGCCTCCCGCAACGAGCCGTGCCCGTGCGGCTCCGGCAAGAAGTTCAAGAAGTGCCACGGCGACCCGAAGGTCCGCGCCTGAGACCCGCCAGCGGCCGGCCCCGCCCGCGGGGCCGGCCGCGCTCGGTGCGGGAAGGGCGACGGCGCGGTTCCGCGGACCGGAACCCGCCGTGTTACCGCTGGTGTCCGCTCACCGGCCGGTGGGCGTCCCACCGTGCTCCGTTCCGCCGACCGTCGCGAGCACACGGTCCGCGAGTTCCGTGACGGGCCTGGCATGGCCCGTGTCGATACGGTCCAGCCCCAGCCGGTCCAGACTGTCGACCACGTGCCGCTGGTACCGCGCCGCGCGTGCCAGGAAGGCGTCGACCAGACGCTGTCGTTCGCTGGTGGCGTCCTCGTAGCGGCTCTCCGCGTGGATACGGGAACGCAGCACGGTGTCGTCGGCGGTGAGCCACACGGCGGCCGTGCGCGGTACCGCGAGTTCGGCGACGCGGGCGGGCAGGACCGCCGAGCCCTCCAGGACCAGGCCGGTGCCAGTGCCGTTCCCGCGGGCGCGGGCGGCGACCAGCTCCGCGACCGTGGGCCACAGGCGTTCGTAGTGGTCGAGTACGGAGGCGACCAGTTCGTCGACCGAGAGCCTTGCGTAGTGGTCGGCGACGTGGGCCGGGACCTCCCGCCCCGGCGTGCTCCAGGGCCGCCCCGGGTGCCGCGCCAGCCCGTCCGTCGACCGGTGGGTGAAACCGAGCCTGTCCGCCATGGTCCGGGCGAGGGTCGACTTCCCGGTGTGTGACGTCCCTCCGAGCAGTATCACCCGTGTCTCCCGCATCCCGGTGAGCCTAACCGCCGCGCGGCCTTCCCGGGAGGGAGCACCCGCGCGGGAAAGCCCGGCTCTGCGGTGGTCACGGGCACGTGCCGGCCACCGGGCCGGGGAACTTCTGTTGCCCGCCGATCCCGTGGCCACCAGGAATTCACAACCGGGCCGCTGTGGTCACCCTGCGGTCACCACAGCGGCCCGTTCATCCCGGGGCGGCGCTACCGCGCTCAGCCGGAGGAGCCCGAGGACGGCGGCTCTGAGGAGTCACCGTCCGAGGGTCGCTCCCCCGAGGAGCCGGAGCCCGTCGAACCGGAGGAGCTCTCCGTGCTGGAGGAGCTCCCGCTCGCGTTGTTCTGGTCCGGGTTGGTCGCCACCGAGGGTTTCTCCTCGACCGGCTCCCGTCCCGGCGTGGGCAGGTTCAGCGCCTTGATCAGGAAGTAGAACACCACGAAGTAGAGCGCGAAGTACACCACTCCCATCAGCAGTACCCAGCCCAGTCCGGTGGTGTTGGACTTGGTCGCGTTCAGCAGCATGTCGATGCCGCCGGCGGAGAACCCGAAGCCCAGGTGGGCGTCCAACGCGTTCAGCACGGCCATCGAGATCCCGGTCAGGATCACGTGCACCACGAACAGCACGGGGGCGATGAAGATGAACGAGTACTCGATGGGCTCGGTGATGCCGGTGACGACGGCGGTGAGGGCGGCGGAGATCATGATGCCGCCGGTGGCCGCGCGCTGGCTGGGGTGGGCCACCCGCCACATCGCCAGCGCCGCCGCGGGCAGGCCGAACATCAGCACCGGGAAGTAACCGGAGAGGAAGCCGCCCGCCGTCGGGTCGCCGGCCAGGTAACGGTTGATCTCGCCGTGGACGACGTTGCCGGTCTCCGGGTCGGAGTAGCTGCCGAACACGAACCACACCACCGAGTTGACGATGTGGTGCAGCCCGAACGGCAGTAGCAGGCGGTTGACCACGCCGTAGACGCCGGCGCCGACCGCGCCGGAGCCCACGAT is part of the Haloactinospora alba genome and encodes:
- a CDS encoding PTS transporter subunit EIIC is translated as MSSASTADGGLPAAPKKSSAILGVLQRIGRSLMMPIAVLPAAALLMRLGQPDLLGGEGMASWAGMGWMQPVADVIGGAGTAILDNLPLLFAVGVAIGFAKRADGSTALAAVVGYLIFDQVTKLLFSERGGEVGASVTIADEDVGGLSLGAKNPTDVIGGIVIGIVAALLWQRYHKIKLPTWLGFFGGRRFVPIVTAVASILVAVAFGLIWPTVGGWITDLGEWIVGSGAVGAGVYGVVNRLLLPFGLHHIVNSVVWFVFGSYSDPETGNVVHGEINRYLAGDPTAGGFLSGYFPVLMFGLPAAALAMWRVAHPSQRAATGGIMISAALTAVVTGITEPIEYSFIFIAPVLFVVHVILTGISMAVLNALDAHLGFGFSAGGIDMLLNATKSNTTGLGWVLLMGVVYFALYFVVFYFLIKALNLPTPGREPVEEKPSVATNPDQNNASGSSSSTESSSGSTGSGSSGERPSDGDSSEPPSSGSSG
- the secA gene encoding preprotein translocase subunit SecA, translating into MPAILDKVLRAGEGKILRTLKKYKDQINSIEDDFVELSDSELRELTDEYRERHQDGESLDDLLPEAFATVREAAKRTLGQRHFDVQLMGGAALHLGNIAEMKTGEGKTLTSALAVYLNALAGKGVHVVTVNDYLARRDAENMGRIYQFLGLEVGVISPETKTADRRAAYAADVIYGTNNEFGFDYLRDNMALSLQDRVQRGHAFAIIDEVDSILIDEARTPLIISGPAEQNSRWYTEFAKIAPRLRRDTDYEVDEKKRTVGITEEGVAKVEDWLGIENLYESVNTPLISFLNNSLKAKELYRRDKEYIVNDGEVLIVDEFTGRVLRGRRYNEGMHQAIEAKEKVRIKDENQTLAKVTLQNYFRLYDKLSGMTGTAVTEAAEFNQTYSIGTVAIPTNEPMIRDDQKDVVYKNEDVKFEAVVEDIAECHERGQPVLVGTTSVEKSELLSKMLKRQGVPHEVLNAKNHAREASIIARAGRLGSVTVATNMAGRGTDIMLGGSPEFMADEELHERGLQPLESPEEYEAAWPEALERAKKEVENEHEQVVEAGGLYVLGTERHESRRIDNQLRGRSGRQGDPGQSRFYLSLQDDLMRLFNSSKVELIMERLNIPDEQPIESKVVTKAIQSAQNQVEQQNFEIRKNVLKYDEVLNRQREVIYDERRKVLEGDDLREQVQGMMDDVLDGYVRAATAEGDAGDWDLDRLWKAFGQVYPISFTVDELIDENGGELSTLTPDIISQRVVEDAREAYERREEELGSEAMREVERRVVLQVMDRKWREHLYEMDYLQEGIGLRAMAQRNPLIEYQREGFDMFQEMLAAIKEESVGYVFNVEVQVKGEKQESSAQSVTPAKAAAAAAANGGAVATAPDQEEDSSAEEGTPSAETGEEGSEPSAEGQDVVVSGFGEGRPDRLQYSAPGEDGTVQQRTEDAEDPYANASRNEPCPCGSGKKFKKCHGDPKVRA